A region from the Cannabis sativa cultivar Pink pepper isolate KNU-18-1 chromosome 9, ASM2916894v1, whole genome shotgun sequence genome encodes:
- the LOC115711084 gene encoding B3 domain-containing transcription factor VRN1-like, with product MLKYGTSTIDTSNPIVLKVPSGGAWEVKLTKFDDDDHLWLGEGWPEFARHHSIKCGYTLYFRYEGQSRFYVVIVNENGSEIDYPVNDSKHFDKINPDFDKLLMPLPEKGEKKTKIFIVMKLSSTVRRFKACAKWGDGLGEHFVVPSIKTLMTIKEKEKEKDLSRNENLASQNPFFKSVIQKRHLHIQYDMALPKNFWRQNMNENSCHYITLHVPHDQNKIWPVRLYVRLRSTCLFRRAAFRKKDWQRFVDENHLKVGDVCIFELIDKNEMKFQVTINRANSEDNTMKFGTSSKVINGTAFEDDKLFGGEIKQSNPSFRLKLAVSGSRVQQRIPIRFSRQFFKEKPKAVRLKVGKKCWDVNLAHCGGGVVLCGGWPAFAKDNRLVPGDSLIFKLITNQVNHTLLEVTIISHCIGN from the exons ATGCTGAAATATGGGACTAGTACTATTGATACATCAAACCCAATTGTCCTAAAAGTTCCTAGTGGTGGAGCATGGGAAGTTAAATTGACCAaatttgatgatgatgatcatctATGGTTGGGTGAAGGTTGGCCAGAATTTGCAAGGCATCACTCCATAAAATGTGGATATACATTGTATTTTAGATATGAAGGCCAATCTAGATTTTATGTAGTCATAGTTAATGAAAATGGATCAGAAATAGATTACCCTGTTAATGATTCCAAACATTTTGATAAGATAAATCCCGATTTCGATAAGCTACTAATGCCCCTACCTGAGAAGGGTGAAAAAAAAACCAAGATCTTCATTGTGATGAAATTATCTTCAACAGTCA GGAGGTTTAAGGCTTGTGCTAAATGGGGTGATGGATTAGGTGAACATTTTGTTGTTCCTAGCATTAAGACTTTAATGACtataaaagagaaagaaaaagagaaagattTATCTAGGAATGAAAACTTGGCATCCCAAAATCCATTTTTCAAGTCTGTCATACAAAAAAGGCATTTACATATTCAATATGACATG GCCTTACCAAAAAATTTTTGGAGACAGAATATGAATGAAAACTCTTGTCATTATATTACTCTACATGTTCCTCATGATCAAAATAAGATTTGGCCTGTAAGACTTTATGTGCGTCTTAGAAGTACTTGCCTATTTCGAAGGGCTGCATTTCGAAAAAAGGATTGGCAGAGATTTGTTGATGAAAATCATTTGAAAGTGGGAGATGTTTGTATATTTGAACTTATTGATAAAAATGAAATGAAGTTCCAAGTTACCATTAATCGAGCAAATTCTGAAG ACAATACTATGAAGTTTGGGACTAGCAGCAAGGTTATTAATGGCACTGCTTTTGAGGATGACAAATTGTTTGGAGGAGAGATTAAACAGTCTAATCCCAGTTTCCGATTGAAATTGGCGGTGTCAGGTTCTCGGGTGCAG CAGCGCATTCCGATCCGTTTTTCAAGGCAGTTTTTTAAGGAAAAACCGAAAGCTGTAAGACTTAAGGTGGGGAAGAAGTGTTGGGATGTTAACTTGGCACATTGTGGAGGTGGAGTGGTTTTATGTGGTGGATGGCCTGCATTTGCTAAAGACAACAGATTGGTTCCTGGAGATTCTTTAATCTTCAAACTGATAACCAACCAAGTCAATCATACTTTGCTAGAAGTTACCATCATTTCTCATTGTATTGgcaattag